The following proteins are encoded in a genomic region of Dyadobacter sp. UC 10:
- a CDS encoding VOC family protein: METLSVNTFVKDIRRTIDFYGLLGFKISMTVPDKGDPIWGMMTNGGITIMIQSLASLGNELPDIDRAKSGGTLIFYIKVTGIRSFYEEIKDKVEIVKTLEKAFYGATEFTIKDIDGFHLTFAETER, encoded by the coding sequence ATGGAAACACTTTCCGTAAACACCTTTGTAAAAGACATTCGCCGGACCATCGATTTTTACGGATTACTTGGCTTTAAGATATCCATGACGGTACCTGATAAAGGTGACCCTATTTGGGGAATGATGACTAATGGTGGGATTACCATTATGATTCAGAGTCTTGCTAGTTTGGGTAACGAGCTACCAGATATTGACAGAGCCAAGTCTGGTGGAACTCTGATTTTCTATATCAAGGTTACAGGTATTCGTAGTTTTTATGAAGAAATAAAAGATAAAGTAGAGATTGTAAAAACACTAGAAAAGGCTTTTTACGGCGCTACTGAATTCACAATTAAGGATATCGATGGATTCCACCTAACGTTTGCTGAAACGGAACGTTAG
- a CDS encoding DUF6984 family protein, protein MNNIRPIRQNEKDLIAYLLNQAGLAINSFAINENVEEYEGGKMGSISLGGNVDAYAGDIIQAEFVDQDDVPVVITLTKDESGQLLDLDFWKTDFSKLLEYPTPEKLVFSGETGQ, encoded by the coding sequence ATGAATAATATCAGACCAATCAGACAGAACGAAAAGGATCTCATCGCCTATCTTTTGAACCAGGCAGGCCTTGCTATCAACAGCTTCGCAATCAATGAAAATGTGGAGGAATACGAGGGAGGCAAAATGGGTAGTATTAGTCTGGGAGGAAATGTAGACGCTTATGCGGGTGATATTATCCAGGCGGAATTCGTGGATCAGGATGATGTTCCGGTGGTGATCACATTGACCAAAGATGAAAGCGGCCAGTTGCTGGACCTGGATTTCTGGAAAACAGATTTCTCCAAACTACTCGAATATCCTACTCCTGAAAAATTGGTCTTTTCCGGAGAAACCGGTCAGTAA
- a CDS encoding DUF6600 domain-containing protein produces MNTMRIFRILGLFFILSGGVSVSNETQAQPGVSISFQTFYNELSPYGRWVRNPQFGSVWIPDVPRGFQPYSTNGYWEVTEYGNTWVSDYDWGWAPFHYGRWSFDDYNGWFWIPDYEWGPAWVNWRSGGGYYGWAPLGPGMNVNVSINLPSFWWVFVPQRYVSYRNWYNYCPPRRRVTHVYNQTVIINNYYRSNNRTYVYGPRRDEIERVTRRSVPVRTIDATPNGRGRVIVAGNNRGDNRYDSRDDSRGARSRSDRNGAVIDADRNSRGSRGNNDYNGNERIGGGVDRSERDGNTDRNERNGSIDRSDRNGRLNDNSTERRGDSRIESTPRIPSEDRENMRNSRNRGNAEPSAPVENRNNNRYEAPRQPERSNRESGNPGYSSPRSERSSRPSSAPVNPNPSRGSYEAPQRASRPERSAPEPRGNGRSSGENGGRGASERSSRNPR; encoded by the coding sequence ATGAACACCATGCGCATTTTTCGGATCCTCGGCCTGTTCTTTATCTTGTCAGGCGGTGTTTCGGTTTCCAACGAAACGCAGGCTCAGCCCGGGGTAAGTATTTCGTTCCAAACGTTTTACAACGAATTATCTCCCTACGGAAGGTGGGTGCGTAACCCGCAGTTCGGTTCCGTGTGGATACCCGATGTTCCGAGAGGTTTCCAGCCTTATTCGACCAATGGATATTGGGAGGTTACCGAATATGGTAACACCTGGGTTTCTGACTATGACTGGGGCTGGGCGCCCTTTCATTACGGTCGCTGGTCTTTTGATGATTACAATGGCTGGTTCTGGATCCCGGATTACGAATGGGGACCCGCCTGGGTAAACTGGCGATCAGGTGGCGGCTATTATGGTTGGGCTCCGCTGGGTCCCGGGATGAATGTGAATGTCTCTATTAATCTACCCTCGTTCTGGTGGGTTTTCGTGCCGCAGAGATATGTCAGCTACCGCAACTGGTACAATTACTGCCCGCCGCGTAGAAGAGTAACGCACGTTTACAACCAAACCGTGATCATCAACAACTATTATCGCAGCAACAACCGCACTTATGTATACGGCCCTAGAAGGGATGAAATTGAGCGGGTTACCAGAAGAAGTGTGCCTGTGCGCACAATTGATGCGACGCCCAATGGCCGCGGCCGTGTAATCGTTGCGGGAAACAACCGCGGCGATAACCGCTACGACTCACGGGACGATAGCCGGGGCGCAAGAAGCAGATCAGACCGGAATGGAGCTGTCATAGATGCAGACCGTAATAGTCGCGGCAGCCGTGGAAACAATGATTACAATGGAAATGAACGCATCGGCGGCGGCGTTGACCGCAGCGAGCGGGATGGAAATACAGATCGGAACGAACGCAATGGAAGCATTGACCGCAGCGACCGGAATGGCAGATTGAATGACAATTCCACTGAACGACGTGGAGATTCCCGCATTGAAAGTACGCCCAGAATTCCTTCTGAAGACCGGGAGAATATGAGAAACAGCCGCAACCGCGGAAATGCAGAACCTTCCGCGCCGGTTGAGAACAGAAATAATAACCGCTATGAAGCGCCACGCCAGCCCGAGCGCAGCAATCGCGAGTCAGGTAACCCTGGTTACAGCTCACCGAGAAGCGAAAGATCAAGCCGCCCGAGCAGCGCGCCTGTGAACCCAAATCCTTCCCGTGGTTCGTACGAAGCACCGCAACGGGCAAGTCGACCGGAAAGAAGCGCTCCCGAGCCACGCGGCAATGGCAGATCTTCCGGAGAAAATGGAGGAAGAGGGGCCAGTGAAAGAAGCAGCCGTAATCCCAGATAA
- a CDS encoding TIM barrel protein — translation MKIEQYQIDQHNDGLLSRHNNQFIFAKEQLAEQGINANDIVKALADFQVAIPSWALGTGGTRFGRFSGVGEPRSLEEKIEDVGLLHALNRSSGSISLHIPWDIPGQAQSIMDLASSVNLKFDAVNSNTFQDQKDQEQSYKFGSLSHVDPKVRKQAVEHNIEVIKYGKELGSKALSIWLSDGSCFPGQSNFVKSFQNTLESLQEIYAALPEDWKVYVEYKAYEPNFYSTVIQDWGSSLLFCQKLGPKADVLVDLGHHLPNANIEQIVATLMMEGRLAGFHFNDSKYGDDDLTVGSIRPYMLFLIFVELVEGMKRAGRASDTYAWMIDASHNVKDPLEDLLQSVEAILLAYAQSLIVDRKKLEQARNENDVVLAQQILQNAFRTDVRPLVRESMRLSGGSLDPIGMFRNLKVRTELMNERGRLTVATGL, via the coding sequence ATGAAGATTGAACAATATCAGATAGACCAGCATAACGACGGCTTACTGTCGAGGCATAACAATCAATTCATTTTTGCCAAAGAACAACTGGCAGAGCAGGGGATCAATGCCAACGATATCGTAAAAGCTTTGGCTGATTTCCAGGTAGCTATTCCAAGTTGGGCTCTGGGAACCGGTGGAACCCGCTTTGGGAGATTTTCAGGGGTAGGGGAGCCGCGCTCACTGGAAGAAAAAATTGAAGATGTTGGTCTGCTGCATGCATTAAACCGTTCCAGCGGCTCTATTTCGCTGCATATTCCCTGGGATATTCCCGGACAGGCACAGTCCATTATGGATCTGGCCTCGTCTGTAAACCTAAAATTCGACGCCGTCAATTCCAATACCTTCCAGGATCAGAAAGACCAGGAGCAATCCTACAAATTCGGCTCGCTTTCGCACGTAGATCCAAAGGTAAGGAAGCAGGCGGTCGAGCATAATATTGAAGTGATCAAATATGGTAAAGAGCTGGGTTCAAAAGCATTATCGATCTGGCTTTCAGATGGTTCCTGCTTTCCAGGGCAATCAAATTTTGTGAAATCTTTCCAGAATACGCTTGAATCTTTACAAGAAATATATGCCGCACTTCCCGAAGATTGGAAGGTATATGTGGAATACAAAGCCTACGAGCCTAATTTCTATTCAACTGTAATCCAGGATTGGGGCAGCTCACTGCTTTTCTGCCAGAAACTCGGTCCGAAAGCAGATGTACTGGTCGATCTGGGACACCATTTACCCAACGCCAATATCGAGCAGATTGTAGCTACATTGATGATGGAAGGTCGTTTGGCCGGTTTTCATTTCAATGACTCCAAATATGGTGACGACGACCTGACTGTCGGCAGCATTCGGCCCTATATGCTGTTTTTGATCTTCGTAGAATTGGTAGAAGGCATGAAACGCGCAGGTCGTGCAAGCGATACTTATGCGTGGATGATCGACGCAAGCCACAATGTAAAAGATCCATTGGAAGATTTGCTGCAATCAGTGGAAGCGATCTTGCTGGCTTACGCACAGTCGCTGATCGTTGATCGTAAAAAACTGGAACAGGCGCGGAATGAAAATGACGTCGTACTTGCCCAGCAAATACTGCAAAATGCATTCAGAACGGATGTTCGTCCGCTGGTTCGCGAATCCATGCGCCTGAGTGGTGGTTCCCTGGATCCGATCGGAATGTTCAGAAATTTGAAAGTCAGAACAGAATTAATGAACGAGCGCGGGAGATTAACCGTGGCTACGGGATTGTAA
- a CDS encoding GntR family transcriptional regulator has translation MADLPEKMEEEGPVKEAAVIPDNVSVKFESRPNHKFGRLFCYNMQDKSVIFKPILNPFLMEIQFDIEFKESAPKYIQIIKSLLQAISKGKLKRGDKIPSINQLSEEYLLSRDTVEKAYKHLIKDGVLISVRGKGYFINRVDIETSLRILLVFNKISNYKKQIYNAFVENIGRNVNVDLHIHHSNTNIFKNLIKNSLGEYDYYVIMPHFYEKAEDAIETLKLIPAEKLILLDKDLELGSKKHSSVFQNFEKDIVSALNEAIDLLKVYQKLILIFPTIIRYPKEIIKGFRIFCIQHEFQHEIMYDFHENSVAVKDTAYVVIEENDLVNLIKKCREQQLVIGKDIGIISYNETPLKEILLDGITTISTDHEQMGRTAAELINENKRAIVKNPFTLIRRKSL, from the coding sequence ATGGCAGATCTTCCGGAGAAAATGGAGGAAGAGGGGCCAGTGAAAGAAGCAGCCGTAATCCCAGATAATGTCAGTGTTAAATTTGAAAGCCGCCCGAATCACAAGTTCGGGCGGCTTTTTTGCTATAATATGCAGGATAAAAGTGTTATTTTTAAGCCTATTCTAAACCCATTTTTAATGGAAATACAGTTTGATATCGAGTTCAAGGAGAGTGCACCCAAGTACATTCAGATCATCAAATCGCTCTTGCAGGCGATCAGTAAAGGCAAGCTGAAGAGAGGTGACAAAATCCCTTCAATTAACCAATTGAGTGAGGAATACCTGCTATCGCGCGATACCGTTGAAAAAGCATATAAACACCTGATTAAGGACGGCGTTCTGATATCGGTGCGGGGGAAAGGGTATTTTATTAATCGGGTGGATATTGAAACTTCACTCCGTATCCTACTGGTTTTCAATAAGATCAGCAACTATAAAAAACAGATTTACAATGCATTTGTAGAAAATATAGGAAGGAATGTAAATGTAGACCTGCATATTCATCATTCCAATACAAACATTTTCAAAAACCTGATCAAAAACAGCCTGGGTGAATATGATTACTATGTGATCATGCCGCACTTTTACGAAAAGGCCGAAGATGCGATCGAAACGCTAAAACTGATCCCTGCCGAGAAGCTGATATTACTTGATAAGGATCTGGAACTGGGTAGTAAAAAACATTCGTCCGTTTTCCAGAATTTTGAAAAAGATATTGTATCTGCGCTGAATGAAGCGATTGACCTGCTGAAAGTCTACCAAAAGCTGATATTGATCTTTCCTACGATCATCAGATACCCAAAGGAGATTATCAAGGGTTTTCGGATTTTCTGCATTCAGCACGAATTTCAGCACGAGATCATGTACGACTTTCACGAGAACAGCGTAGCCGTGAAAGACACTGCTTATGTGGTGATCGAAGAGAATGATCTGGTGAACCTGATCAAGAAATGTAGGGAGCAGCAACTGGTAATCGGAAAGGATATTGGTATTATTTCCTACAACGAAACGCCGCTGAAAGAGATTTTGCTGGATGGAATCACAACGATTTCGACGGATCACGAGCAAATGGGAAGAACTGCCGCCGAGCTGATCAATGAGAATAAAAGGGCAATTGTTAAAAATCCTTTTACGCTGATTAGGAGGAAGTCGCTTTGA
- a CDS encoding DUF7133 domain-containing protein translates to MIPKIQFKKPLLLLAATTVVVVSCMKMAPTGSTYKAGKTSKTNSTAVVIKEDAATGKARAKEIREKTAIKLADGLKLDLWASDSLAPDPVAIAMDDWGNVYLNRTNRQKNSEFDIRGHRNWMTASIALQTVEERRAFLRSTFAPEKSKENSWLKDLNADGSHDWKDLAVEKDEVWKIQDTDNDGIADISTRILDDFFEEVSDVAGGLLIRAKDAFVAIAPDLWRLRDTNGDGVLDEKTSISHGYGVHIGFGGHGMSNPIEGPDGKIYWNIGDIGANITTAEGVKHEHPNSGIIARSNPDGSDFEIFAHGLRNTHEFVFDEYGNLISSDNDGDHPGESERLVHVVEGSDAGWRSNWQYGKYTDPKNNSYKVWMDEQLYKPRWEGQAAYIIPPIQNFKNGPTGMQYNPGTALGSEWKNKFFLVEFVGNPARSPIWAFGLKPKGASFVLNGEKNILSGILPTGIRFGPDGALYVADWINGWDTKNYGRVWKLDVTEEKNDLKALRAETKKLMQLNYAEQNDEKLLQLLSNQDMRIRQKAQFELASRGAKGAPVLSKAIAQTGNQFGRIHGIWGMGQLASADKSYANVLMTLLKDSDEEIAVQAAKVLGDARIAEAGPMLIPMLSSKKPRAKFFAAQALGRIKYKDAVTPILNMIKANNDEDLYIRHAGVLALSRIGEAEPILALANSPEKSLRTAAVLVLRRMKNDKISVFLQDKDEYIVAETARAINDDLSIPGALPALAATLNTTKFKSEPLLRRAINAALRVGGDAQLNDLIAFAKRTDVDKEIRAEALATLGTWASPSVMDRVDGRYRGVVERSPAAVQAKIQPIVADLLQETDPAILIATAQMLTNLGAQDSNEALANIFSENRDPKVRSAMLVALNDLKYAGMETVMKKGMTDSDADVRTAALGMVGNVTMSKETLTDISNTIFDKGSVREQQQMLKVLGSLPVAKTETIFTDLIGRMSDKKLSPSLALDLGEAVDSTKSTTLAAKLAPMRSAGATVADYQDALYGGNAQLGRRYFLTNSAAECARCHSIGGQGGEVGPSLSNIGNVLTREQILQALVEPSARLSPGYGMVMLTLKDGTSAAGILAQENEHELVLKTSEAEPLKIATARIAKRENVPSSMPPMGSIMSKREIRDVVEFLSGLKK, encoded by the coding sequence ATGATCCCCAAAATCCAATTCAAAAAACCTTTACTACTTCTTGCTGCGACCACGGTGGTTGTAGTATCCTGTATGAAAATGGCTCCCACCGGCTCGACTTACAAAGCTGGCAAGACTTCTAAGACAAACAGTACTGCGGTTGTGATCAAGGAAGATGCCGCAACAGGAAAAGCAAGAGCCAAAGAAATTCGTGAGAAAACTGCCATTAAACTTGCCGATGGACTGAAACTCGACTTGTGGGCCTCCGATTCACTCGCTCCCGACCCGGTTGCAATCGCTATGGACGATTGGGGAAATGTGTATCTAAACCGTACTAACCGACAGAAAAACTCTGAGTTCGATATTCGCGGCCACCGCAACTGGATGACCGCTTCCATTGCATTACAAACCGTGGAAGAGCGCCGGGCATTTTTGCGCAGCACATTTGCACCCGAAAAAAGCAAAGAAAACAGCTGGCTCAAAGACCTCAATGCCGACGGTTCACACGACTGGAAAGACCTTGCAGTAGAAAAAGATGAAGTTTGGAAAATCCAGGATACCGATAATGATGGTATTGCAGATATTTCAACAAGAATTCTGGACGATTTTTTCGAGGAGGTAAGTGACGTAGCCGGCGGTTTGCTGATCCGTGCGAAAGATGCTTTCGTGGCGATCGCGCCAGATTTGTGGAGATTAAGAGATACCAATGGTGACGGTGTTCTTGACGAAAAAACTTCGATCAGTCATGGTTACGGGGTACACATTGGTTTCGGGGGACACGGCATGTCAAACCCTATCGAAGGTCCTGATGGAAAGATTTATTGGAATATCGGTGATATAGGCGCCAATATTACCACGGCCGAAGGCGTAAAACATGAGCATCCAAACTCGGGTATCATTGCGCGCTCGAATCCCGATGGAAGTGATTTCGAGATATTTGCCCACGGTTTAAGAAATACGCACGAATTTGTTTTTGACGAATACGGAAACCTGATCAGCTCAGATAATGACGGTGATCATCCCGGCGAAAGTGAGCGATTGGTGCATGTGGTCGAAGGTTCCGACGCTGGCTGGCGGTCGAACTGGCAGTATGGAAAATACACGGATCCTAAGAACAACAGTTATAAAGTATGGATGGACGAGCAGCTGTACAAACCTCGCTGGGAAGGACAAGCTGCCTATATTATCCCTCCAATCCAGAACTTCAAAAATGGCCCGACCGGTATGCAATACAATCCGGGAACTGCATTGGGCTCGGAATGGAAAAACAAATTTTTCCTGGTCGAGTTTGTAGGTAACCCTGCCCGCTCGCCGATCTGGGCATTCGGATTGAAACCAAAAGGTGCATCATTCGTATTGAATGGCGAAAAAAATATCCTCTCCGGCATATTGCCAACCGGTATCCGTTTTGGGCCGGACGGTGCATTATATGTAGCTGACTGGATCAATGGCTGGGATACCAAAAATTACGGCCGCGTTTGGAAACTGGATGTTACCGAAGAGAAAAACGACCTGAAAGCATTGCGCGCCGAGACTAAAAAGCTGATGCAGCTTAACTATGCCGAACAAAACGATGAGAAGCTTCTGCAATTGCTGTCTAACCAGGATATGCGGATCAGGCAGAAAGCACAGTTCGAGCTGGCGTCGCGTGGCGCAAAAGGCGCTCCGGTACTAAGCAAGGCAATCGCGCAAACAGGTAATCAGTTTGGCCGGATTCACGGGATCTGGGGAATGGGGCAATTGGCAAGCGCTGACAAGTCTTACGCGAATGTGTTAATGACTTTACTTAAAGATTCAGACGAAGAAATTGCTGTGCAGGCCGCCAAAGTACTAGGCGACGCACGCATTGCAGAAGCTGGCCCGATGCTGATCCCGATGCTTTCGAGCAAAAAACCACGTGCGAAATTCTTCGCGGCACAAGCGCTGGGCCGCATTAAGTACAAGGATGCAGTAACGCCGATCCTGAACATGATCAAGGCCAATAATGACGAGGATTTATATATCCGCCACGCAGGCGTTCTTGCGCTTTCGCGTATCGGCGAAGCAGAACCTATCCTGGCTCTGGCCAACAGTCCTGAAAAGTCACTCCGGACAGCTGCTGTCCTGGTTTTACGCAGAATGAAAAACGACAAAATCAGCGTATTCCTACAGGATAAAGACGAATATATCGTAGCCGAGACGGCCCGCGCGATCAACGACGATCTGTCTATCCCCGGTGCGTTACCGGCACTTGCTGCAACATTGAACACCACCAAATTCAAATCTGAGCCCTTACTTCGCCGGGCGATTAACGCTGCATTGCGGGTAGGCGGAGATGCACAATTAAATGATCTGATCGCATTTGCGAAACGCACAGATGTGGATAAGGAAATCAGGGCGGAGGCGCTCGCCACATTGGGAACCTGGGCAAGTCCGTCGGTAATGGACCGGGTTGATGGTCGCTACCGCGGCGTGGTGGAAAGAAGCCCTGCTGCGGTGCAAGCTAAAATTCAGCCAATTGTGGCAGACCTATTACAGGAAACCGATCCCGCTATCCTAATCGCTACCGCTCAAATGCTGACAAACCTGGGCGCTCAAGATAGTAATGAGGCGCTTGCCAACATTTTCAGCGAAAATAGGGACCCGAAAGTACGTTCTGCAATGCTTGTTGCCCTAAATGATCTGAAATACGCTGGTATGGAAACGGTGATGAAAAAGGGAATGACCGACTCCGATGCAGATGTGCGTACCGCTGCGCTTGGTATGGTTGGAAATGTGACGATGTCAAAAGAAACGCTTACTGATATTTCAAACACAATTTTTGACAAAGGAAGCGTGCGCGAGCAACAGCAAATGCTGAAAGTATTGGGCAGCTTGCCGGTTGCCAAAACCGAGACTATTTTCACAGACCTGATCGGCAGGATGAGCGACAAAAAATTGTCCCCTAGCCTCGCATTAGATCTTGGCGAAGCAGTAGACTCTACCAAATCGACTACCCTGGCGGCGAAACTTGCGCCGATGCGTTCTGCAGGCGCTACTGTGGCAGATTACCAGGATGCCCTATATGGTGGAAATGCCCAGCTGGGCCGCCGCTACTTCCTGACCAACTCTGCTGCTGAATGTGCACGCTGCCACTCGATCGGCGGACAGGGTGGTGAAGTAGGGCCTTCACTTTCCAATATAGGAAATGTACTTACCCGCGAGCAGATTTTGCAGGCGCTTGTCGAGCCAAGCGCGAGGTTGTCACCAGGTTACGGAATGGTGATGCTGACTTTGAAAGACGGAACGAGTGCTGCCGGGATATTGGCGCAGGAAAATGAGCACGAACTTGTTCTTAAAACCTCCGAAGCCGAACCTTTGAAAATCGCCACTGCACGGATCGCCAAGCGCGAAAATGTACCTTCCAGTATGCCGCCGATGGGTTCCATCATGTCAAAACGGGAAATCAGAGATGTGGTTGAGTTTTTATCAGGATTGAAAAAATAA
- a CDS encoding MFS transporter → MHSVTSTQPKISAVFTIPVIVVSLGYFVDVYDLLLFNIVRVPSLKDLGLSEEEISRIGANIYNWQQAGLLIGGFLWGILGDKLGRRSVLFGSILTYSLSNIACGFTNNIEIYSLLRFIAGFGLAGELGAGITLIAEILPKELRGYGASVVASVGLAGAIAAFFAVKLTDWRTAYFIGGGMGLVLLVLRFNVLESTVFNKSLENRGSRPIPWWSIFTKWSRFVRYIRCMGIGLPTYMVIGIYSTFGNEFAKALGIAEEVPAGSCVLYTYIGVVTGDFFSGILSQWLHSRRKAILLMMTMTFAGVIWLIYGGISLATTLYICYTWLGFSIGYIAMFLTTTAEQFGTNLRATVTTSVANNVRATVLLTLPLFQFLKPELGVLQSGALVGALCFALALLALSKMEETYGKELDYEES, encoded by the coding sequence ATGCACTCCGTTACTTCTACGCAACCTAAAATCAGCGCAGTATTTACCATACCCGTCATTGTCGTCTCTCTGGGATATTTTGTCGATGTTTACGACCTGCTGCTTTTCAATATTGTCAGAGTCCCAAGCCTCAAAGACCTCGGATTGAGCGAGGAGGAAATTTCACGGATCGGCGCCAACATTTACAACTGGCAGCAAGCCGGGCTGTTGATCGGCGGCTTTTTGTGGGGAATTCTTGGAGATAAGCTGGGTCGGCGCTCGGTACTTTTTGGCTCAATCCTGACTTATTCCCTTTCTAATATCGCCTGCGGATTTACTAATAATATTGAAATCTATTCGCTGCTCAGGTTTATCGCCGGTTTTGGCCTGGCCGGAGAGCTGGGCGCAGGCATTACGCTCATTGCCGAAATTCTTCCGAAAGAACTTAGGGGTTACGGAGCTTCGGTAGTAGCCAGTGTAGGACTAGCCGGTGCGATCGCGGCATTCTTCGCCGTAAAACTGACCGATTGGCGCACAGCTTATTTTATCGGTGGCGGAATGGGGCTTGTTCTTTTAGTATTGAGATTCAATGTCCTGGAATCTACGGTTTTTAATAAAAGTCTGGAAAACAGGGGTAGCAGACCGATTCCCTGGTGGTCTATTTTTACGAAATGGTCACGGTTTGTGCGTTATATCCGTTGCATGGGTATCGGGTTACCTACGTATATGGTAATCGGTATCTATTCCACTTTTGGGAATGAATTTGCGAAAGCGCTGGGAATTGCGGAAGAAGTGCCAGCCGGAAGCTGCGTATTGTATACTTACATCGGCGTGGTTACGGGTGATTTTTTCAGCGGGATATTAAGTCAGTGGCTGCATTCCCGGAGGAAGGCGATTTTATTAATGATGACAATGACCTTTGCGGGTGTAATCTGGTTGATTTATGGAGGTATCTCTTTGGCCACGACGCTCTACATTTGTTATACCTGGCTCGGATTTTCAATCGGGTATATTGCCATGTTCCTGACTACCACAGCCGAGCAGTTTGGTACTAATCTCCGGGCTACCGTAACTACATCGGTTGCTAACAATGTGCGCGCTACTGTTTTGCTTACATTACCTCTGTTTCAATTCCTAAAACCGGAGCTGGGTGTTTTACAATCCGGCGCACTGGTTGGTGCCTTGTGCTTTGCACTCGCGTTGCTTGCATTATCCAAAATGGAAGAGACGTATGGAAAGGAACTAGATTATGAAGAATCCTAG
- the arfB gene encoding alternative ribosome rescue aminoacyl-tRNA hydrolase ArfB → MINLEALHGELTFQTARSGGAGGQNVNKVETKVELRFDVKNSAALTGSEKELLISKLSSRLTNEQVLVLYHQTERSQLANKEKVIEKFDQIIKQATFIPKKRNPTRPTAASRIDRMKSKQRNAVVKSLRRKPFEE, encoded by the coding sequence ATGATAAATCTGGAAGCCCTTCATGGAGAACTGACATTTCAGACAGCTCGCAGCGGCGGGGCGGGAGGGCAAAATGTGAATAAAGTTGAGACCAAAGTTGAGTTGAGGTTCGATGTGAAAAATTCCGCGGCATTAACCGGTAGTGAAAAGGAATTGTTGATAAGTAAGCTTTCGTCCAGGTTAACGAATGAGCAGGTATTGGTATTATACCACCAAACCGAGCGGTCGCAGCTTGCAAATAAAGAAAAGGTGATTGAAAAGTTTGATCAGATTATTAAGCAGGCGACTTTCATCCCCAAAAAACGAAACCCAACCCGCCCGACAGCCGCGTCCAGGATCGACCGAATGAAAAGCAAGCAGCGCAATGCGGTTGTTAAGTCACTGCGCAGGAAGCCTTTTGAAGAATGA